The proteins below are encoded in one region of Pseudonocardia sp. DSM 110487:
- a CDS encoding carboxylesterase/lipase family protein produces the protein MPQQADPVVATPAGAVRGVRDRFGELYRAIPYAAAPAGAGRFAPPAPHPGWSGVRDGTRASPTAPQPARDFGRLDMSPYFGPGWARGEEYLTVDVRTPAADDGKRPVMVFVHGGGFVTGSTRAALYDGSAFARDGVVLVTLNYRLGIPGFLDLEGAPANRGLLDVLAALRWVRDTIPAFGGDPDTVTVFGQSAGATLTGALLATPDAKGLFPRAIMQSGSGTGAFTPEQARRVTAAAAAALGVEPTAKAFVAVPDERFLEVLPALAGLDLRTADATDPLVGLSPFSLVLPVQPADALADGPAADVDLLIGTNTEEGHLYLVPQGRLEPSTEADLLALAAQVHDDPEALVAAHRAARPDATPGELRSAVLGEALFGAGTARMADAHARISGGRTHVYSFAHRSTALDGRLGATHTVELPFVFDLADEPWLHGDTGLLGPAAAPAGLAARMHGAWVAFAATGAPGWAPHDPRRPETQVFGG, from the coding sequence GTGCCCCAGCAGGCAGATCCGGTCGTCGCGACCCCGGCGGGCGCCGTGCGCGGCGTCCGCGACCGGTTCGGCGAGCTCTACCGCGCCATCCCCTACGCGGCGGCCCCAGCCGGCGCCGGCCGCTTCGCCCCGCCCGCGCCGCACCCCGGCTGGTCCGGCGTCCGCGACGGCACCCGGGCGTCGCCGACGGCCCCGCAGCCGGCCCGCGACTTCGGCCGGCTCGACATGAGCCCCTACTTCGGGCCCGGCTGGGCGCGCGGCGAGGAGTACCTCACCGTCGACGTCCGCACGCCGGCCGCGGACGACGGCAAGCGGCCGGTCATGGTCTTCGTGCACGGAGGCGGCTTCGTCACCGGCTCCACGCGCGCCGCCCTCTACGACGGCAGCGCCTTCGCCCGCGACGGCGTCGTCCTCGTGACCCTCAACTACCGCCTCGGCATCCCCGGCTTCCTCGATCTGGAGGGCGCGCCGGCCAACCGCGGCCTGCTCGACGTGCTCGCCGCCCTGCGCTGGGTGCGAGACACCATCCCAGCGTTCGGCGGCGACCCGGACACCGTCACGGTCTTCGGCCAGTCCGCGGGCGCCACCCTCACCGGCGCGCTGCTCGCCACACCCGACGCCAAGGGCCTGTTCCCGCGGGCGATCATGCAGAGCGGCAGCGGCACCGGCGCCTTCACCCCCGAACAGGCGCGGCGCGTCACCGCGGCGGCGGCCGCCGCCCTCGGCGTCGAGCCGACCGCCAAGGCGTTCGTCGCGGTGCCGGACGAGCGCTTCCTCGAGGTCCTGCCCGCGCTCGCCGGCCTCGACCTGCGCACCGCCGACGCCACGGATCCGCTGGTCGGGCTCAGCCCGTTCAGCCTGGTGCTCCCGGTCCAGCCCGCCGACGCACTCGCCGACGGGCCGGCAGCCGACGTCGACCTGCTGATCGGCACCAACACCGAGGAGGGGCACCTGTACCTGGTGCCGCAGGGCCGCCTCGAACCCTCCACGGAGGCGGACCTCCTCGCCCTCGCCGCGCAGGTGCACGACGACCCCGAGGCCCTCGTCGCCGCGCACCGGGCGGCGCGGCCGGACGCAACGCCGGGCGAGCTGCGCTCCGCGGTGCTCGGGGAGGCCCTGTTCGGTGCCGGGACGGCGCGCATGGCCGACGCACACGCGCGGATCTCCGGCGGGCGCACCCACGTCTACTCGTTCGCCCACCGCTCCACGGCCCTGGACGGGCGGCTCGGCGCCACCCACACCGTCGAGCTGCCGTTCGTCTTCGACCTCGCCGACGAGCCGTGGCTGCACGGCGACACCGGCCTGCTCGGCCCCGCCGCCGCGCCGGCCGGGCTCGCCGCCCGGATGCACGGCGCCTGGGTTGCGTTCGCTGCCACCGGGGCCCCTGGCTGGGCCCCGCACGACCCGCGACGACCCGAGACGCAGGTCTTCGGAGGCTGA
- a CDS encoding helix-turn-helix domain-containing protein, with the protein MGSAEGDVLAGVGPRLRTLRRARGITLADLAVETGLTASTLSRLENGKLRPTLEQLLPLARAHGVPLDELVAAPPTGDPRIHLRPVRRSGLTVVPLTRRAGGVQAYKVVYPPAGRAPTQDLQTHDGYEWFYVLNGHIRFVLGEQDLRLGPGEAAEFDTRIPHWIGSADSQPAELLTLFGPQGERAHLSPSEARPSR; encoded by the coding sequence ATGGGCAGCGCCGAAGGAGACGTTCTCGCCGGAGTCGGGCCGCGCTTGCGCACCCTGCGCCGGGCGCGGGGCATCACGTTGGCCGACCTGGCCGTCGAGACCGGCCTCACGGCAAGCACCCTGTCGCGCCTCGAGAACGGGAAGCTCCGCCCCACGCTGGAGCAGCTGCTGCCGCTGGCGCGGGCGCACGGCGTCCCGCTCGACGAGCTGGTCGCGGCGCCGCCCACCGGCGACCCGCGCATCCACCTGCGGCCCGTGCGGAGATCCGGGCTGACGGTGGTTCCGCTGACCAGACGAGCCGGGGGTGTCCAGGCTTACAAGGTGGTCTATCCGCCCGCCGGCCGAGCCCCCACGCAGGACCTGCAGACCCACGACGGCTACGAATGGTTCTACGTCCTCAACGGCCACATCCGGTTCGTGCTCGGCGAGCAGGACCTCCGGCTCGGCCCGGGTGAGGCCGCCGAGTTCGACACCCGCATTCCGCACTGGATCGGCAGCGCCGACAGCCAGCCCGCGGAACTGCTCACCCTGTTCGGCCCTCAGGGAGAGCGCGCCCACCTGTCGCCGTCCGAAGCCCGACCATCCCGGTGA
- a CDS encoding alpha/beta fold hydrolase: MVTTVGSRWLRGAVMALAVVALATACTTGETPSRPAAGPTAPAFDSATRDDADFNGRFRHETADVDGVRMHYVTGGTGEPLVLLHGWPQSWYAWREIMPALADRYTVYALDLPGLGDSEGAPPGHDKATLARFVHGLLADELGLRAVNLVGHDLGAGVGFQYAAQYPDEVIRYAHLDYPLPGPGLSADAYRSLSWHLAFHDQDTFPETIVADDVREYLALFFAYVAHGGKSFGGTGATSPFTDQQIDEFARTYRRPQVLTGGFDLYRTLERDEADNVAAAPITVPTMLMTAEGLLPFTRSTVEPRMSRITRAVEVPGAGHWLPEENPAFVTAELLAFLADGAAR, encoded by the coding sequence ATGGTCACAACAGTCGGATCGCGGTGGTTGCGCGGCGCGGTGATGGCCCTGGCCGTTGTCGCATTGGCGACGGCGTGCACGACGGGAGAGACGCCGAGCCGACCGGCCGCCGGTCCGACGGCTCCGGCCTTCGACTCCGCGACCCGCGACGACGCCGATTTCAACGGCCGATTCCGCCACGAGACGGCCGATGTCGACGGCGTGCGGATGCACTACGTCACCGGCGGGACCGGGGAGCCGCTCGTCCTGCTGCACGGGTGGCCGCAGTCCTGGTACGCGTGGCGCGAGATCATGCCGGCACTCGCCGATCGGTACACGGTGTACGCACTGGACCTGCCGGGGCTCGGGGACAGCGAGGGAGCACCGCCCGGCCACGACAAGGCCACCCTCGCCCGGTTCGTCCACGGTCTGCTCGCCGACGAGCTCGGCCTGCGCGCCGTCAACCTCGTCGGGCACGACCTCGGCGCCGGTGTCGGGTTCCAGTACGCCGCGCAGTACCCGGACGAGGTCATCAGGTACGCCCACCTGGACTATCCGCTCCCGGGTCCTGGCCTCAGCGCCGACGCGTACCGATCGCTGAGCTGGCACCTCGCCTTCCACGACCAGGACACGTTCCCGGAGACGATCGTGGCCGACGACGTGCGCGAGTACCTCGCGTTGTTCTTCGCGTACGTCGCCCACGGGGGGAAGAGCTTCGGCGGAACCGGCGCGACGTCCCCGTTCACCGACCAGCAGATCGACGAGTTCGCCCGTACCTACCGTCGTCCCCAGGTCCTCACCGGCGGGTTCGACCTGTACCGGACGCTGGAGCGGGACGAGGCCGACAACGTGGCCGCCGCGCCGATCACCGTGCCGACGATGCTCATGACCGCCGAGGGCCTGCTCCCGTTCACGCGGTCCACGGTCGAACCCCGCATGTCCCGCATCACCCGGGCCGTCGAGGTGCCCGGAGCGGGCCACTGGCTGCCGGAGGAGAACCCGGCGTTCGTCACCGCCGAGCTGCTGGCGTTCCTCGCCGACGGAGCTGCCCGATGA